A segment of the Xenopus tropicalis strain Nigerian chromosome 6, UCB_Xtro_10.0, whole genome shotgun sequence genome:
AGGGGATACCAAAAGGGCAGTTCTTACGCATAAGACGCATTGCATCAGACGACCTAAGATACACACAGAGTGCAAACAAACTTATAAAGAAGTTTGCAGAGAAAGGATATGATAAGGTAATGCTTTGCAAATTGAGAGATGAGGTACAAAAAATTGATAGAAACAGTCtacttaaaaagaaaatagataATACCCCATCACAGTTACAAATACCATTCGTTAGCCAATATGGCCCTTTAAGTAAACGACCTGAGAAGCTGATCCTGCACCATTGGTCTATTGTACAAAAAGACCCAACATTGGTCAGACTCTGTAAAACGCCACCATTATTTTCCTACAAGAGAGGAAGTAATTTAGCGGACAAACTGGTAAAATCAGACCTTCAGGGCAAAGAGACACGAACCCGTTTTTTTGGCCCCCCAAAACATGGTACCTTTCCATGTCTGGGGTGTGGTAATTGCAACTCTATCATCAAAGGGGACTCTGTAACACACCCACACAAGGGACATAAGATCCCCATTAAAGGGTATTACACCTGTAACTCTGAATCGGTAGTATATGCCCTTAAATGCCCATGTGGAAAGATGTATGTAGGTCAGACAGCCAGACCTGTTAAAATACGAATACGTGAACATAAATATTCTATAACCATTTACGacccagaaaaaaagaaaacacaaacaccCGTGGGCAAGCATTTCtatttacataaacatacatCAGCAACATTACGCTGGCTGGTCTTAGAGGATGTAATGGTCCCAAGGAGGGGAGGAGATAGAACACGCTTACTGTTACAAAACGAGGCAAAATGGATTCATACATTAGACACATTGGAACCATTGGGTATGAATGAGGCCCTAAGCTTTAAATGTTTCCTATAACAATATACCTTTCATCCTTACAGCAATGAAATTTTGCATGATGGACTTATTTCAGAAAAGAACTATCTCTCTACCTAATTGGCGTCCGGTAGGAGAAGCCTTTCTTTCCTTGTATAAAATGTTGCGAATACGATATAAATCACTGTTTGTAGACACTGTTACCAAATACTGAATACATTGTTGCCGTACTATGAATTAACTAAAGAATTATATATTACTTCTAAGGTGTTACATTGTtagtaggccactagatggcagtacaatttctttccctgaaaactcatacacctggccacactgtGGAGCTGGTGCAACTTGTTGGTGGGTGTAGGGTATTTATTTCCTTTGCTATGTTCACTTttatatgcacctgaggaaggctgtttagccgaaacatgtagtgctaaaaaagatgtctcaataaatctacactgtttcactgcaaataagcgtactctccgggttcttgtAATTATACTTGGTAATTAGCAATGCAGAATGTGACCAGTATTAAAGTtttgtttcggactgatttattgagaaattcccccaaacccccactagccccgcccatctgtgccacttcctgctgcctcctttcccaggctgtgcaggggggcaacactgtaggataggaaccaatcagcagctaggctgacctgatagggaactgaagcctgtctgtgcttgtgtgagtgcagggctgtgattggctctccccctcctactgtgcttctggcagggaccgttaggacacgcccacccctcatgtgaaacccagacagggacctgagaggatctatagggagctccaataaaggggccattgttacagatagggttaatgtttagcccaaagggaaaccagcaccggatattattcataattgcctacagggttaggggttttcccatttatccaatatgtctcctttaatggggtgaggtggcaaccctaggcatgCATGTGGATGGCCATGGGCCTCCTTCTATCAGATGGAACCCCTGGGGTAAGTTTTATTAAGAACAAAAACATGGCACTTCCATCTGTTTTTGCTAGGAATGTAACAATTCTGGATTTGGTTGGGGGTTCCGGCGAATCCTTAGAGCTAAACTACATGtgagattttgatcaggttttCACACAACAGCAAGCAGAAGCATGAGATTTGTAATCTGATCCCCACGGCTGTAATGCAAGTTGGATGGAGACTTTGGTTCATGCATCTCCATCCGACAGACAATGTATTTCAATGGGGAAAAAGTCTGTAAAAGCTTCTGTGTAGTTTGCACCTTAGATTTTACTATCAGCTCAATATTTTTTGACCCAAGGCGATAAGGACAGGGCTGTGCTGCGTCCTGAGGCTTCTCTCTGTATCGAGCACTGTGTATTTCCTCCAAAGAGCAACCCTCTCCCACCTACTATATAAAACTCCACAAGAAGAGGTCACCATGCATCGGGACCAATAGGAAACTGTTACTGCCTTGGTCCAGGAACCAAATAGGGGATTTCCCAAACCGGTAGGGGAGTTGACCGGGTTGGTGGGTTACCACACTGAGGAGTTGCACCCAGGAGCTAGCAGCACACACTTTATTAAATGATTCTAACAGAAGCCATTAGCTGCACACACTTTCTGCAACTACCAAGTCCCTATTTTAGCCAACTCCTACACAGGTCTGAAGCAGTGAGACCTCTAGTGACTGAATCTTCAACTGaaggttgaactgaagaagctgctcggatgagtagtgaaacaccTTCAATGATTACCAGTTGCTTGAGATTTACTTATActggatataccatgacctggatgaatgaaatcCCTCATAGTCATAGGACACACGTGCTACTCATCTGTAACACATGGGCCAGATGGTGGGATTTCTAAAAACCCTACGTGTCCCATAAGGAGACAAACCCCAAGAGTGTCAACGCTTCCGAAGGCCATTATTGTACAATGCAGAGACTGGCATAATGGGAATGCCACATGACACCACATTTAAAAGAGGCTCTTTATTAGTACCTGCTGGTCACTTCCTGTGCTGCCTTTAGGACTGAAGGTCTCCATacataacgatctttcctgcaaccattgggaCATTCCCCACATTGATGTGCAAGGCTGAATCTaaagatatggaggtagaaacaatacggattctacctctacctgcccattcagccctaaacgtagattttgctcgggggCCTTCATTGGCGCCTTATCAAAATCTTTTATTGTGCCCAATCAATGAGACGTCCggtatccgcagcctttgcaatatccgTCTCCCCATTaatctgccatacacgcaccgaatatcatacgaaacaaggtttcatactaTAATATCTGTGCGTGTACGGCCGGCTTTAGGGTCCTCCATCTCATACACATTTTTACTTCACATCATGTTCGTGATGAAATACATTTAGAGTCCAATtagtaaaaatataatgcagaACCTGCCCGTGGATAATGAAACCAGGTCAGGGTTTTCTATATACATGTTACTTACCTACCACAGAAATGGAACCCACCTTGCTCTTTGTTTCAGTGCCGTGACCCTCGGTGTCCGATTCTCCACTCTCTGATTTCACTTTAGGGCGTGTGGGGACCATGGCAGGGGTCCCTTGGGAGGGTGCGTAGCCCCTGcagtggcagccctggtgggccctgcagtctgaccctgcatatcTAGCTCTGAGAATCCTGCTAATAAGGAATAGGAGTAAATTGGGGGCCTAAATAAGACATGTTGGATAAATACGGTCCCTGACTGTGTTTCAAATTAGCGATGGGTGTGTCCTAACTAGAGATCAttccaaaacatttttataagCACAATCCATCTATAtttaggagtataattcactggtacattcttaattttcacatgatatgtctcctttaaataatatcaTATGCTGGGGTTTAAAGGGCACCTGACAGCTTTCAGCACCTTGGACTGCAAGATGCCAGCCAATTAGCAGCTAGGATCTGACAGGAACTGTAGCCATTCTTTGACTGTGTgactacagggctgtgattggctccccccctcctactgtgcttctggcagggactgttaggacacgcccacccctcatgtgaaacccagacagggacctgagaggatctatagggagctccaataaaggggccatttttatagaTAATTTTATTATCTATAAAAACCGGATGGAGCAGAAACAGGAAGAAACATCTCTTCAATATACTTTAATTACAAAATCTGTACAAGTTTTTATAAACTGtttacattttgtaattaaaatatactgttgAGTGCCGTGCATTGTCCTGCTGTGCTGTGTGCATAAGTActgctgtataaatatataaaaatacatctagagaccaatacaaacacacacatatattgctCAGAGTACAAAGCAGCATTGCTGTTCCTGATTAAAATAGAAGAGCAGTGTGTTTATTTGCAATAAGTGTAGGTTGCGACACAGTATCAGATAATCAGTCTGTGCATCAGGTACATGGAGAGTAGGGCGATTATGTGGCGCAGAAGCAAGGGGGAGCACACAGAATTCTCTGTTCTGCATTAAGGAATATTTGAATCCTGCATTCCCAGTCCTGTAGCACTAAAAAGCCTTGATTTGTACAGAGCCCCCTTtggataatataaataaaatagggtGCAGATTCAGCATGGGGAAAGGGGAAGGAGCTGCCACTAATTCCTAATACAGATGCAGTTTTGGCATCCATAAACTGGCAGGGTGTGCCAGGCTTACTGGGCATGATTCAGTGTCGGACCGGGGCACCAAGGGGCCAACCAGAGAACCCCATATTCAGGGCCCGCCAACTGGACTCCTAAAATGTGCTGAGAAAATCCCTGATATCCCCACATTTCAGAGATTCATCCAAATCGAACTGATTCACATAGACAAGAAGGCACTGTTATTCAAAACAATTTGCCCACGAGATGCTAGTTCACTGGGAAATAGTTTATACATAGGGGTACACTATACTAATTCCAAGTGTTGTGTTTGTTGTGTTATTGCTGTAAGCTGCGTAAGTGCACAGAGCAATACAGGTAGGGTCATTTAGAAATACTGGGCAAATCTGATGGTTGCTACGAGTTACTGCTTTACcgttggaaataaaaaaaaaaacacagcacctGGAAAAAAGTGTTAACGCTCTGTGCTATAGAAAGGAAAAAGGTATAATGGATAATGCCTGAAAAACAATAGTTCTCAATGGAAGTGGGAGCTGTAGAATGTAGCAGCTGAAGAGTCTCGGCTGGAAGGTCCCTGGTCACTGGACAGCCTGTAGCAGGAAATGTagggagcagggtcagactgggccgaagggacactgggaaaaatcccccTGTCCCAGACCCAATCCCAGCCTGCCCTGCCCATTGCTCCCCCACTGAGCTCCTCCCCTGATTGTGGCAAAAATAGGTATAAAGTGCACttgtggggggaggggcaggtggCGAGGCCCCAGAGGGAGAGTGGGCCCCAGTGTgacttgcacaccccagtccgaccctggtaggaACCAAACTCCAATCTCTGGATCCATTTCCTACACCAACAATGTCCTGCTGCCCAGTAAGCCTAAAGGCCCAGTAACTATCAGGAAACAAAAGGGCCCTAAAAGTATTTTCACCTAATCGGCACTTTGTACATTTGGCACCATTTCCAAAAAGCatgattattttttgttttaattcctTGCCTCTCCGCCACCACCATTGCCTGCCATGTTCTCCTGTGGGAAGCCACGAGAGGTAACTTGCTGATCTTGTACAATTGCTATTCTCCTCACAAGCAATGTATCATCCAAACAATGTATCATAGCCCTTAGGCTCCGCTGAACAGGCTGGGCGGGGCTTTGACAACAAAGATGGCTGAACACCGCATAGCTGATAAAACACTGCAGTGCAATACAGGGCTTGACAGAAAAGCTTTTTACCTGTACAGGATAGAAATACCCAGCATGTCAgagtaaataaaaacaattcattCTTGTTGTTACTGGTCCTGTAATGTCCGTCAGTATTGCTCAGTATTATAAATAACGCCTTTCTTCGGACCCCTTGGTGACTGCGACTGTCGCTCATCACACCCAAACTTTCCCAGTACCTAAGTGCTTTCTGCATGAGTCTGTTTGTGCTTTTTGAGGCTGCTCTTTGTAGAAAACCCTTCTCCGCACTCCGGACAGCTGAATGGGTTCTCCCCGTGAAGCTTCTGGTGAGACTGCAGGTTGCTCTTCTTCAAGAAGCGCCTTCCGCATTCGCCGCACTTGAACGGTTTCACCCCCGTGTGCGTTTTCCTGTGGCTGTTGAGGTTGCTCCGCTGAGCAAAGCATTTCCCGCACTCTGTGCACTGGTAGGGTTTTTCCCCGGTGTGCACAAACTCGTGGATCTGCAGAGCATATTTAGTGCTGCAGAACTTGCCACAGAATCGACAGTTGAAGTTTTTGACCTCGGGCTGTTTTTGGCTGACGGCGGTATCCTCGTTCCAGTTGAGTGAGCAGTTGTGGGCAATAAGGTCGCTGGTCACGGAGAAGCATTTGCCACATTTCCCACAGATATATCCCAGTACTTCGGCGGTTCCCAAGGCCTCCCCCTTACTTGTGCCAGACTCGCATTCGGCATTGGTTGAAGCTTTGTGCAGTGCCCCAGGCCCCTGCATTGGATCATTGCCTCTATCCAACATATCTGAGCAAACATCCATATCCGACAAGCTCTTGTGCCTTAGCCAAGGTCTAGGGGCTTCAGAGTCCTGACTTTCCTCGTCATTTAGCCAAGTCACTAACAAAACAAAAGAGACAAGCAACTTCAACCCAAAAATGAATACAATTTATTAGTTATACACAATGCTTTATCTTATGGGCGACCTCATCAGCCTAGGGGATCTTTGCCCCTCATCCCATGAATCGATCACAATTGTTTCCTTCTTATGACTCAGTAATTAAAATGCAATGATTGGTTCAGCCTAATAATGTCCACCTATCCCTATTCTAATAACAAAGTCATTAGAGCAGCCTGAGAAAATCCACATCCAAAGCTTTCCCCATTGATATCTGACCAGAACCAGATCAGGTATTGGTCAAGCAAACTCTAATTTTAACAGTATTTACTTACCCCTATCAGAAAATGCATCTGCCCCACTTCCTTCCACATGATGCCCAGTGGTTCCTGTCCTActgtgccgccggcccccctgcacagcctgggaaagaaggcagcgggaagtggaacagatgggcttAGCATCTCTTGGGTTaaataatgcactggcacattgtttactcttgtttatatatatataaagagagagaactACACAATTAGTTGGTGCTGACCTAGTAATGAAGTCTTTCCTTAGCCTTGCAGCTGTTTCATTGCCTCTGGCTGCTTCCCCAGGCTGTGCAGCCCCTCCCTGAAATCCAGCTACATGGAACAATACATTACTTACCCCCATCGGCACTTCCCATTGGGTTAAGGTGATCTTCGGATTCTGGGGGTTCATCTTTTATTTGGACTTGTATTATTTCAGGTTCAACCTTTGGGACACCTAACGAGAATTGGGAAATGGTGAGCGCCCCCTATCTCTGGgcagaaagaaaatatatacattttgggcAAAACATATCTGTTCTACAATGTGTCCCTTTAGTATCTGGAtgtgtgtatgtatctatatgagcaacacatatacagtagataGCCACATAACGTTCCCCAATAACTTGCTTTGTTGCTTTTATCAAAGTGACCAATCTACCCACTAATCTACCCACTGGCACACAAAAAATAGATGCCCATAAATTGAACCTTTGGTTCTGAAGGTTCACCGGCTACTTACGCCACTGGCTCCCTGTCCCATTTTCACCCTCCTTTTTATGATCCTCGCAGTTTGGTTCCTTTTTCTGCATACTGCTGTGTGAAGTGGCCGAGCCAATGGGAAGCCTACCAATAAAAAGAAGAAGGAGTCATGGgactgtaatattattattaaacgcagggtcggactgagcctcCGGGTCACCGGGataatacctggtgggccccagcagcccagagccgaCTTTGTTGCAGTTTCTCTTTGCCAGCGATGTCctcctgatgcgtttcacatacacacattcaggggaggacgtcgggcgggGAGCCCTGCAGGCGTTAGGGGTGCGCGGGGTCCCAGGGCGgtaatcccggtgggcccttcaccccccccacTCCGACCCTGATTAAACATAGCAAAGGTTATGTGAATACGGCCACCTACCTACTCACAAAGTTGGTGAAGacacactcactatttatttgtAACAAACCAGGGAgcatctatggggagctccaaaaagggagttatttttttaaaggagacatatcctataaaaatgatgaatgtaccagggaattatattcctctagatatagaaggattgtgcttaaagttgtgtttctgactgatttattgagaaattccccaaaacccccactagccccgcccatctgttccgacggcactgtaggataggaaccaatcagcagctaggctgacctgatagggaactgaagcctgtctgtgcttgtgtgagtgcagggctgtgattggctctccccatcctactgtgcttctggcagggaccgttaggacacgcccacccctcatgtgaaacccagacagggacctgagaggatctatagggagctccaataaaggggccattgttacagacagggttaatgtttagcccaaagggaaaccagcaccggatattattcataattgcctacagggttaggggttttcccatttatccaatacgtctcctttaaaggagacatattggataaatgggaaaaaaatgtaattttgtaggcaattatgaataatatccggtgctggtttccctttgggctaaacattaaccctatctgtaacaatggcccctttattggagctccctatagatcctctcaggtccctgtctgggtttcacatgaggggtgggcgtgtccctgccagaagcacattaAGAGgcggagagccaatcacagccctgcactcacacaaacacagacaggcttcagttccctatcaggtcagcctagctgctgattggttcctatcctacagtgcagggtacggagggccgccggctccccagctcatccagagaattcagccagcaggaagtggaacggatgggcggggctagtggggtttttgtggaatttctcaataaatcagtcagaaacacaactttttaaagcacaatccttctatatctagaggagtataattcattggtacattgttatttttttggatatgtctcctttaaggtatgatcCTTTATATGTCCAAATTTATAACTGGCTCTGTGTATTATTCATCACTGCCTACATGAtaagaaagatttttaaaaacacagcatTCGCATTTTAATAGAGACAGCAGAATGACAGTTTGCTATGATCCTTGGGGTTTAacggagacatattggataaatgggaaacccctaaccctgtaggcaattatgaataatatccggtgctggtttccctttgggctaaacattaaccctatctgtaacaatggcccctttattggggctccctatagatcctctcaggtccctgtctgggtttcacatgaggggtgggcgtgtcctaacggtccctgccagaagcacagtaggatggggagagccaatcacagccctgcactcacacaagcacagacaggcttcagttccctatcaggtcagcctagctgctgattggttcctatcctacagtgccgccgcccccctgcacagcctgggaaagggggcagcaggaagtggaacagatgggcggggctagtgggggtatTTACagaaatgttcaataaatcagcctgaaacacaacttaaatcccattccttctatatttaggtgAGTACAAGTCATTgttacaatattgtttttcaataTGTCCCCTTTCAGCCCAGGGGAAGAAGGTATCTAACCCAGTGCTCTAACAGCCTTTATTAAAGGGATAGGAGCCAATAGAGGGGTTGCTCTGTATCCCAGGGTGCAGTGTGGGAAGGAGACAGAGTTTATATACACCCTGTTTGGgacacatataattatatatataaggggCCAAGGCTTGGGCATGCCACAAATTATAAGCCAAGTCCCCTAGGGTGGAACGAGTAACCTACCGTACCTACCGCTCTGGCACATAGGAAGGAAGTGCAAAGCATCAGGAAATGATTCCGTGTAGGTACCGAACAACCTATAATGTTGGGTTCCCAAGGAGCATGGCGACATCTAGCGATCATATTTGGGAATTGCTAATAGCGCCACTTTGGGAACACAACTAACAGTGACCTCTAGCGGTGGATTGTGAGAATTGAAAATGCACGGCAGCCGATCCCGCCCAAAACCGTCTCCGAACTGGTCCAGCGCTTGTCAATCAGCCACCAACCAGCGCTAAGGGCCCGCCTACAGGGGGCAGAGGGCGGGGGCAGAGCAATGGGTTCATAGTATTTCCACCTCAGGGCGATGGGGCACACACGGCAGCACCCCTGTACTCAAAGGTTGGACCCCCCCTGATTTTAccgttccccccacacacacaaatgtgtCCCTCAGCCGTATTGTTCGAGCCCCTCCCCCCACACTCCCTGCAGCTCCCCCGGCGCTTTATTGAGGGAGTGGAAACAATTGCCAAAGTGCTTTTAACCAACTAAATAGTAACAGTGCCCAGGCGGTGTGAGCGCTACCGGCAAATCCTGCCCCCGCACTCACGGCTCAGGTTccactgtaacccccccccccccagatttattatattgtatagccACGTGACAGGAATTTGGCGCAATGGCGGCGGCACGCCCACCTAGTGACGCCACAGAAGCGAAAGTAAGCCTTCATTTGATTGGCTCTCTGAATGTGAATTGATCCAAACTGACCGAATTGTGGAGAAAGTTGCACGTCCCTCCCCCAGGGAAGGCTGGAAGCACCGCCCACCGATACACAGATACAGCCTGAATAGAGCAGTGAGGGGCCGGCTGGGGATTGTGTCCTGTGTCCCTGTAACTCCCTCCCCTGTGTCCCTGGCATTGtccctcccctgcactcacatctccagcctgggctactgggtaagtgcttttccctcctcctcctcctcctcctcctcctccctgcactgtctgtgggactgggggttaatcccgctgcaggggctgatagagaggggcggctgtgggactgg
Coding sequences within it:
- the zfp90 gene encoding oocyte zinc finger protein XlCOF19 — protein: MQKKEPNCEDHKKEGENGTGSQWRVPKVEPEIIQVQIKDEPPESEDHLNPMGSADGVTWLNDEESQDSEAPRPWLRHKSLSDMDVCSDMLDRGNDPMQGPGALHKASTNAECESGTSKGEALGTAEVLGYICGKCGKCFSVTSDLIAHNCSLNWNEDTAVSQKQPEVKNFNCRFCGKFCSTKYALQIHEFVHTGEKPYQCTECGKCFAQRSNLNSHRKTHTGVKPFKCGECGRRFLKKSNLQSHQKLHGENPFSCPECGEGFSTKSSLKKHKQTHAEST